The Helianthus annuus cultivar XRQ/B chromosome 16, HanXRQr2.0-SUNRISE, whole genome shotgun sequence genome includes a window with the following:
- the LOC110920387 gene encoding uncharacterized protein LOC110920387 encodes MEVQLKADGFGCKIGEVPFVYLGILVGANMNRENNWEAVVNVFRSRLTKWKANCISIGGRVTLIKSVLESLPTYYFSLYKASVCVIKKLELLIKKFLWGGGDDVKKVHWMGWDTVTCSKRKGGLGLTKLEWSNKALLLKWLWRYRNEVDSLWRRTIDAIHGSKGRGIWDSVAMSWNWSSYPSSAQEVAELIQCQWMVNLTQLNDRRDYWKWTSGSDEVFSVAIVKKWLIDETVNGDIDYFKWCTWLPKKCNIFMLRALADRIPTKTALKRRNIDVGNLICTLCGDHEESLNRKFSGCGYSMGVWQGIAKWCGIPPVYLFGIKDEVELHKYFKREKTKKQVMQGIAILTCWRIWKARNEMVFSNKKRNVVEIVADIKTLGFLWFRSRRNTILIDWYMCCNFDFM; translated from the exons ATGGAGGTGCAACTTAAAGCCGATGGTTTTGGTTGTAAGATTGGGGAGGTTCCGTTCGTGTATTTGGGGATTTTGGTGGGAGCAAATATGAATAGAGAGAATAATTGGGAGGCCGTGGTGAATGTGTTTAGGTCTCGGCTTACGAAGTGGAAAGCGAATTGCATTTCTATTGGTGGTCGGGTTACTTTGATAAAGTCGGTTCTAGAATCCCTTCCTACTTATTATTTCTCATTATATAAAGCTTCGGTTTGCGTTATTAAAAAACTTGAATTGTTAATAAAGAAGTTTTTATGGGGCGGTGGGGATGACGTGAAGAAGGTTCATTGGATGGGATGGGATACTGTAACATGTTCGAAACGGAAGGGAGGTTTGGGTTTGACTAAACTTGAATGGTCGAATAAAGCTCTTCTATTAAAATGGTTATGGAGGTATCGCAATGAAGTGGATTCTTTATGGAGAAGAACAATTGATGCTATTCATGGGTCAAAAGGAAGAGGGATATG GGATTCAGTTGCAATGTCTTGGAATTGGTCGTCGTATCCGTCTTCGGCACAAGAGGTAGCTGAACTGATTCAGTGTCAGTGGATGGTTAATCTTACTCAGTTGAATGACCGCCGTGATTATTGGAAGTGGACTTCAGGCTCGGACGAAGTGTTCTCAGTGGCGATCGTTAAGAAGTGGTTGATTGATGAAACGGTTAATGGGGATATAGATTATTTCAAATGGTGTACATGGTTGCCAAAGAAATGCAACATTTTTATGTTAAGAGCGCTTGCGGATCGCATTCCAACTAAAACGGCACTTAAAAGGAGAAACATAGATGTGGGGAACTTGATATGTACGTTATGTGGTGATCATGAGGAGTCTTTAAATCGTAAATTTTCTGGGTGTGGGTACAGTATGGGAGTGTGGCAAGGGATTGCAAAATGGTGTGGTATTCCTCCGGTATATTTGTTTGGGATTAAAGATGAGGTGGAGCTTCACAAGTATTTCAAGCGAGAGAAGACAAAGAAACAGGTGATGCAAGGTATTGCTATTCTTACGTGTTGGAGGATTTGGAAAGCTAGGAACGAAATGGTCTTCTCAAACAAGAAGCGGAACGTGGTCGAGATAGTGGCGGATATCAAAACGTTGGGTTTTCTGTGGTTTAGAAGTAGACGTAATACAATTTTGATAGATTGGTATATGTGTTGTAATTTCGATTTTATGTAA
- the LOC110920386 gene encoding uncharacterized protein LOC110920386: MAFLAGRYILDGPLVISEIMSWERRTGRDLFLFKTDFEKAYDNVNWEFLLSIMSQMSFPKRWCKWIYGVVSSARSSVLVNGSPTFEFDYSKVKIGAFDGVILPNGGPKLSHLLYADDAIILGE; encoded by the exons ATGGCTTTTTTGGCGGGGAGGTATATTTTGGATGGGCCTTTAGTAATTAGTGAGATTATGTCATGGGAGAGACGAACCGGTAGAGATCTATTTTTGTTTAAAACAGATTTTGAAAAGGCGTATGATAATGTAAACTGGGAATTCTTGTTATCGATTATGAGCCAAATGAGTTTTCCAAAGAGATGGTGTAAGTGGATTTATGGAGTGGTGTCTTCAGCGAGATCTTCGGTATTGGTTAACGGGTCTCCTACGTTCGAGTTTGATTATAGCAAAG TAAAAATTGGTGCTTTTGATGGTGTGATTCTTCCGAATGGAGGTCCGAAATTAAGTCATCTTCTATATGCGGATGATGCTATTATATTGGGAGAATAG
- the LOC110915443 gene encoding 40S ribosomal protein S2-2 isoform X2 yields the protein MAVVSCGVVLRKQTWAGQRTRFKAFVVVGDGNGHVGLGVKCLKEVAIAIRGAIILAKLSVVPVRRGYWGNKIGNVHTVLTKVTGKCGSVTVRLVSAPCGARIVAARVPKKVLQFAGIADVFTSSRGSAKTLGNFVKYTRSITRSEYMYDSLMNRKRYLIGFAFTAGTQLDSVYCNRVRATAVTETRWQPATGTASPFVLQFSDKGAIVNIGSHAAIKVYVISFRGGVCMLRIMFISGGCNISKT from the exons ATGGCGGTGGTGAGTTGTGGAGTTGTACTTCGGAAACAAACCTGGGCCGGTCAACGAACCCGGTTCAAGGCGTTTGTGGTGGTGGGTGATGGTAACGGGCACGTGGGTTTGGGGGTGAAGTGTTTGAAGGAGGTTGCGATTGCTATTAGGGGTGCGATTATTCTGGCGAAGTTGTCGGTCGTTCCGGTGAGGAGAGGGTATTGGGGGAATAAAATTGGGAACGTCCATACGGTGCTGACTAAGGTGACGGGAAAATGTGGGTCGGTTACGGTTAGGTTGGTTTCTGCGCCTTGTGGGGCCAGGATTGTGGCTGCCAGAGTGCCCAAGAAGGTGTTGCAGTTTGCTGGGATTGCTGATGTGTTTACGTCATCGAGGGGATCTGCTAAGACTCTCGGGAACTTTGTGAAG TATACCAGATCAATCACACGCAGTGAATACATGTACGATTCGCTAATGAATCGAAAAAGATATCTTATTG GATTCGCTTTTACTGCTGGGACACAACTGGACAG CGTGTATTGCAACCGTGTCCGTGCGACGGCGGTGACAGAGACGCGGTGGCAACCGGCTACGGGCACGGCTTCTCCATTCGTTCTGCAATTCTCCGACAAAGGGGCTATTGTGAATATTGGTTCTCATGCTGCAATAAAAGT GTATGTGATCAGTTTTCGAGGTGGTGTTTGTATGTTGAGGATCATGTTCATTAGTGGTGGTTGCAACATTTCAAAGACATAA
- the LOC110915443 gene encoding 40S ribosomal protein S2-2 isoform X1 — protein sequence MAVVSCGVVLRKQTWAGQRTRFKAFVVVGDGNGHVGLGVKCLKEVAIAIRGAIILAKLSVVPVRRGYWGNKIGNVHTVLTKVTGKCGSVTVRLVSAPCGARIVAARVPKKVLQFAGIADVFTSSRGSAKTLGNFVKYTRSITRSEYMYDSLMNRKRYLIVTNGVEVHLLGFFTNCGKIRFYCWDTTGQRVLQPCPCDGGDRDAVATGYGHGFSIRSAILRQRGYCEYWFSCCNKSVCDQFSRWCLYVEDHVH from the exons ATGGCGGTGGTGAGTTGTGGAGTTGTACTTCGGAAACAAACCTGGGCCGGTCAACGAACCCGGTTCAAGGCGTTTGTGGTGGTGGGTGATGGTAACGGGCACGTGGGTTTGGGGGTGAAGTGTTTGAAGGAGGTTGCGATTGCTATTAGGGGTGCGATTATTCTGGCGAAGTTGTCGGTCGTTCCGGTGAGGAGAGGGTATTGGGGGAATAAAATTGGGAACGTCCATACGGTGCTGACTAAGGTGACGGGAAAATGTGGGTCGGTTACGGTTAGGTTGGTTTCTGCGCCTTGTGGGGCCAGGATTGTGGCTGCCAGAGTGCCCAAGAAGGTGTTGCAGTTTGCTGGGATTGCTGATGTGTTTACGTCATCGAGGGGATCTGCTAAGACTCTCGGGAACTTTGTGAAG TATACCAGATCAATCACACGCAGTGAATACATGTACGATTCGCTAATGAATCGAAAAAGATATCTTATTG TAACCAATGGTGTTGAGGTTCACCTCTTGGGTTTCTTCACCAATTGTGGAAAGATTCGCTTTTACTGCTGGGACACAACTGGACAG CGTGTATTGCAACCGTGTCCGTGCGACGGCGGTGACAGAGACGCGGTGGCAACCGGCTACGGGCACGGCTTCTCCATTCGTTCTGCAATTCTCCGACAAAGGGGCTATTGTGAATATTGGTTCTCATGCTGCAATAAAAGT GTATGTGATCAGTTTTCGAGGTGGTGTTTGTATGTTGAGGATCATGTTCATTAG